Genomic DNA from Asterias amurensis chromosome 2, ASM3211899v1:
aaattaatCTGGCTGGTGAGCTGAAAAGTTTACAGAAATCCTGGCAGTAAATAGTtaaggtgtacatgtaggtggtgcTGTGATTGTCCTTAAGCTCTCAATGCGTTGATGGTTATCTTGATAGTCAATAATCCTCTGGGTCTTTAGTATTAATAGTcaaggtgtacatgtaggtgttgcCGTGATTGTCCTTAGGCTCTCAATGCGTTGATGGTTATCTTGATAGTCAATAATCCTCTGGGACTTTCTTCCAAAGAGAGTCTTAAGTGCATCTCTGAAGCGTTTGTATTTGATTGCGTAAATGAGTGGATTGATGCTAGAGTTAGCTGCAGCAAACACTGTGGCTATATCATAAGGTATACCAGAGAGGTTGGCTGCTAAGGTGATGGTGTTTGGCAACCAGCAAATGAAGTACGCAACACAGACTAAGATAAGCGTCTTGATGACATTGCGACGAGCTCGCAGAAGGGATTCCTCTTTGGTCTCTTGATTGGTCTGAGTTGAATTTGAAGACCCTGCCCCGGTGTGAAGATGTGATTCAGTAGTGCTCATTGGAACCGGGTCAGTTTGCCTAGCGCTTCGCTTCAGTACGACAGAGATATGAATGTATGCAAAGAGCATCGTCCAGGCCGGTGCAATAAATGATATAATGTTGGTTGCCTGCACGAAGGGGTTTAAAGGATTTTTTGAAGTGGGAGGTAGCGACACAATACATGTTTTCTCTTCTTCGGAGTAAGTAATCAAACCGAAAATCAAAAGTGACAGTCCAACTCCGAAAATCCACGTAATGGTTATAGCAATACCTGGTACCCACCAGCATGCTAGTAATGCTTGATACTTGAAGGGGTACACAATGGCCAGGTAGCGTTCCAGGGTTACCAGCATCAAGCTGATTGCCGATGTTAAAAGAAACATCCAGAGGATGGATTCAGACTTCCAGAGATAACAGTACAACCATCCAGAAAAACCATCAGGTAGTGTCTCTGAGCTTGGAATATTGAAAAACAACATCAAGACGACTGAGCCTAGTAAATCAGCAACTGCCTGATTGCAGAGGATAGCGTTAGTTACTGTATGCATGTCTGGTACTCGGCATATAGCAACACAAACTACAAAGTTCCCCAAAACACCAAGGATACCTATGACTGCACTGAATGCACCCAAGACCTGCATCACCGTATCATCCATGGTGTCTAGTGAGCTACGATGCAGCATAAACAAAGTCTCGTTTACAGATAAACTATTTCCATAAACATCAATCATTCTGACAATCGCTGTCTATTCTACTCAAATGCTTACTAACTTTGCCAACGTCATACTCTAGCTCATTTCGATAATAACCTCTCCTTCTTTGTGAAGTCTAACTAGCTTCAAGTTCCCACACGGTTTTATATAAACCTCTCAGTCACATCAAGCCCCTGTaatatgaaaagttcaaagtctagtttttttcccatttatgcATCTATTGAACAAGACAGCTTTTCACTGACGCTGATGAATGACATAAAAGTGATTCGATTAGCAGCCTCTGACGATGTTAAAAATTGTCCA
This window encodes:
- the LOC139934102 gene encoding trace amine-associated receptor 9-like, which translates into the protein MIDVYGNSLSVNETLFMLHRSSLDTMDDTVMQVLGAFSAVIGILGVLGNFVVCVAICRVPDMHTVTNAILCNQAVADLLGSVVLMLFFNIPSSETLPDGFSGWLYCYLWKSESILWMFLLTSAISLMLVTLERYLAIVYPFKYQALLACWWVPGIAITITWIFGVGLSLLIFGLITYSEEEKTCIVSLPPTSKNPLNPFVQATNIISFIAPAWTMLFAYIHISVVLKRSARQTDPVPMSTTESHLHTGAGSSNSTQTNQETKEESLLRARRNVIKTLILVCVAYFICWLPNTITLAANLSGIPYDIATVFAAANSSINPLIYAIKYKRFRDALKTLFGRKSQRIIDYQDNHQRIESLRTITATPTCTP